A window of the Longimicrobium sp. genome harbors these coding sequences:
- a CDS encoding serine/threonine-protein kinase, with protein sequence MPAPQPFTPAQIEAALGGRYTISNEIRPGAQGSVYLARRQSTTSGVQTDDAVALKLYFASVELDRIEREIEAMEHIRHPSLAGLVEHGTINLEGQPIKFVAWQFVHGEALDYRVTGSALPFKVIACIGRDVSSAIAELWSKRIIHRDIKPPNIMLRHGDAEAVLIDLGVARHLAQPSLTAYGATWGTVGYMSPEQCRTERNLTCKSDMFSLGVVLLEALGGAHPTSRDQNRLAVGTVPRATTVNPLVPSGFATLIDSLLTVRAAFRPDPQVAALEFDRWANLF encoded by the coding sequence ATGCCAGCACCGCAGCCGTTTACTCCGGCACAGATCGAGGCAGCTTTAGGGGGGCGCTACACGATCTCCAACGAGATCCGGCCTGGTGCCCAAGGGTCCGTGTATCTGGCGCGACGCCAAAGCACCACAAGCGGCGTCCAGACGGACGATGCGGTCGCGTTGAAGCTTTACTTTGCAAGTGTCGAACTGGACCGCATCGAACGAGAGATCGAAGCGATGGAGCATATCCGGCACCCGTCATTGGCCGGACTGGTGGAGCACGGAACGATCAACTTAGAAGGCCAGCCGATCAAGTTTGTCGCATGGCAGTTTGTGCACGGGGAGGCACTCGACTACCGTGTCACCGGCAGTGCACTCCCCTTCAAGGTGATCGCATGCATAGGTCGGGATGTGTCCTCCGCAATTGCTGAACTCTGGTCGAAGCGAATCATTCATCGTGATATCAAGCCGCCTAACATCATGCTCCGGCATGGCGACGCGGAGGCCGTACTCATTGACCTGGGTGTTGCCCGCCACTTAGCCCAGCCTTCTCTCACCGCTTACGGAGCGACTTGGGGCACCGTTGGTTACATGTCCCCGGAACAGTGCCGAACGGAACGCAACCTCACTTGCAAGTCGGACATGTTTTCATTGGGCGTTGTACTGCTCGAAGCGTTGGGCGGTGCCCACCCGACCTCCCGTGACCAGAACCGGCTCGCTGTGGGCACGGTACCGCGCGCTACAACGGTCAATCCACTTGTACCGAGTGGCTTCGCCACCCTGATCGACTCGTTGCTCACGGTTCGTGCTGCATTCCGGCCCGACCCGCAGGTCGCCGCCTTGGAGTTCGACCGCTGGGCAAACCTTTTCTAA